A genome region from Piliocolobus tephrosceles isolate RC106 chromosome 8, ASM277652v3, whole genome shotgun sequence includes the following:
- the ARL4A gene encoding ADP-ribosylation factor-like protein 4A isoform X1 codes for MGNGLSDQTSILSSLPSFQSFHIVILGLDCAGKTTVLYRLQFNEFVNTVPTKGFNTEKIKVTLGNSKTVTFHFWDVGGQEKLRPLWKSYTRCTDGIVFVVDSVDVERMEEAKTELHKITRISENQGVPVLIVANKQDLRNSLSLSEIEKLLAMGELSSSTPWHLQPTCAIIGDGLKEGLEKLHDMIIKRRKMLRQQKKKR; via the coding sequence ATGGGGAATGGGCTATCAGACCAGACTTCTATCCTGTCCAGCCTGCCTTCATTTCAATCCTTCCACATTGTTATTCTGGGTTTGGACTGTGCCGGAAAGACAACTGTCTTATACAGGCTGCAGTTCAATGAATTTGTAAATACCGTACCTACCAAAGGATTTAACACTGAGAAAATTAAGGTAACCTTGGGAAATTCTAAAACAGTCACGTTTCACTTCTGGGATGTAGGTGGTCAGGAGAAGTTAAGGCCACTGTGGAAGTCATATACTAGATGCACAGATGGCATTGTATTTGTTGTGGACTCTGTTGATGTCGAAAGGATGGAGGAAGCCAAAACGGAACTTCACAAAATAACTAGGATATCAGAAAATCAAGGAGTCCCTGTACTTATAGTTGCTAACAAACAAGACTTGAGGAACTCATTGTCTCTTTCAGAAATTGAGAAATTGTTAGCAATGGGTGAACTGAGCTCATCAACTCCTTGGCATTTGCAGCCTACCTGTGCAATCATAGGAGATGGCCTAAAGGAAGGACTTGAGAAACTACATGATATGatcattaaaagaagaaaaatgttgcggcaacagaaaaagaaaagatga